The Myxococcus virescens region CTTCACGCCACAGGCGAGTCGCACGCGCCGTCTCCCCGTCCCACGAGGCCGGCGACCTCTGGAGCGAAAGAGCGCATTGTGACTTCGGGATACTGGCCATCAAGAACATCGAGAAGGGGCTCTGGTGATGAAGTTGGAGGATCTTGTCGAGCAGTTCGCCCAGAACGTGGCCGCACAGAACGAGGCCATCCTCCGGGGAGACGCCAAGACCGGGAACAAGCACGCCAGGAAGTACGGTGCCGCCGTCGATAAGCTCCTGGCCCACGGCAATGTAGGCCGTGACGCTCTCGCCGTGCTGCTCAAGCATGAGCGAATGGACGTGCGCGTGATGGCCGCCGCGCATCTGCTTCGCTATCGGACGGCTGAAGCCAAAGCGGTCCTGGAGGAAGCAGCCGAGGGGCAAGGGCTGGTTTCGTTCGGAGCGCAGCAGGCATTGAAACGCTGGGAAGAAGGAACCTGGGCGCTCGATCCAGAGTAGCCCACATCGGATGGACGACCTCATGCCGAAGCAGTTCTTCAAGTGGACCGATGATGTGTACCTCTTCGGCCGGTGGGAGCTGGGGCATCCTCTCGCTCATGAGGGACGGAAGCTCGATGACCAACTTGGCGCTGTCCAGGCGAGCCAGGTACACATCGCCGGTCAAGTCCCGAATCGTGTGTAGTTGTTCCGGAGGGGTTCAGGGGAGGAAGGCGCCTCGGAGGGATCAAGCAGTGGTGGTGTCAGGGGGTGACTTCAGCAGGGACATGTCGAGGTAGCGGCCGTCATCCCCGACGCTGGTAACTTCCAGTGCGACGGCGATGATGAGGCGCAGGGCACTGGCGCGGTCCGGGAAGGCGCCCACGAAGCGGATGCGGCGATTCACCTCGCTGTGAAGGCGCTCCAAGCCATTGGTACTGCGAAGGCGCTTTCAGTGGGCCTTGGCGAGAACGTTTCGCGTCAGGTGCACGGTACAGCGCTGCAGCCGCACCTCCGGAAGGGCCTGCCGGGCCGCAGCGGCCAGCCCTCTATGCCCATGTGAGTGAGACCCAACGCGGGTTCGGGCTGTTGGCCATTGAGAACGTGAAGAAGAGGGTCTGGTGATGAAGTTGGAAGAGCTGGTCGAGCAGTTCGCTCGGAATGTCGCGGCCCAGACTGATGCCATTCATCGAGGAGATTCCAGGACGGGGAACAAGCACGCCAAGCAGTACACCGCCGCACTTCAGGCGCTATGCGCGCAGGGGGATACTGGGCGAGAAGCCCTCGCCGTGCTGCTAACACATCCCCGTACGGATATTCGCGCCATGGCGGCTGGATTCCTGCTCCGCTACCGGACGGCGGAAGCCAAGGCCGTGTTGGAGGCTGCGGCGAAGGAAGGAGGCATCGGCGCCCTCGACGCAATCATGACCCTGAGGCACTGGGAAAACGGAACCTGGGCGCTTGATCCGGAGTAGCCCGCATCGAAGGGCCACCTCGGCGCTGTCCAGGCGAGCCAGGTACACGTCGTCGCAAGTCCCGCGGCAATTCGCCGGTGACGCCCCCGTTGTGGCCACGAAGCACACGGCTTCGCGGCCACAGCAGTCCAGCGAGAAGGCCACCTGGACGCGCTCCCCGTACTGGGCCGCCCGCAGTCCCCCAGCGCTCCAGGTGGCAATGCATCAGTACATCAGGAACGTGTCAGCGTAGGTGCCGCCGCCTGGATGGATGGCGATGAAGTCCGCCTTGCCGTCGCCGCTGAAGTCGCCCGGCAGGAAACGCGTGGCCGCATCCGCCCAGTAGTCAGCCGTGAAGCCGCCGGACGCCACTTGCCGGATGGTGCCGTCACCGTTCGAAAGGAAGGTGTTGGCATAGGTACCGCCGCCTGGATGGATGGCGATGAAGTCCACCTTGCCGTCGCCGTTGAAGTCCCCCGGCAGGAAGCGCGTGGCCGCTTCCGCCCAGTAGCCGGCAGAGAACCCGCCGGACGCCACCTTCCTGAAGGTGCCATTAGCGTTCGAGAGGAACGTGTCAGCGTAGGTGCCACCGCGCGGATGGATGGCGATGAAGTCCACCTTACCGTCGCCGTTGAAGTCGCCCGGCAGGAAACGCGTGGACGCATCCGCCCAGTAGTCAGCCGTGAAGCCACCGGACGCCACTTGCCGAATGGTGCCGTCACCGTTCGAGAGGAAGGTGTTGGCATAGGTACCGCCGCGCGGATGGATGGCGATGAAGTCCGCCTTGCCGTCGCCGTTGAAGTCGCCCGGCAGGAAGCGCGTGGCAGCATCCGCCCAATAGCCGGCAGAGAACCCGCCGGACGCCACCTTCCTGAAGGTGCCATTACCATTCGAGAGGAAGGTGTCAGCGTAGGTACCGCTGCGTGGATGGATGGCGATGAAGTCCGCCTTGCCGTCGCCGTTGAAGTCGCCCGGCAGGAACTGCGTGGACGCATCCGCCCAGTAGTCAGCAGTGAACCCGCCGGACGCCACTTGCCGGATGGTGCCGTCACCGTTCGAAAGGAAGGTGTTGGCATAGGTACCGCCGCGCGGATGGATGGCGATGAAGTCCGCCTTGCCGTCGCCGTTGAAGTCACCCGGCAGGAAGCGCGTGGCAGCATCCGCTGAATAGCCGGTAGAGAACCCACCAGAAGCCACCTTCCTGATGGTGCCGTCACCGTTCGAAAGGAAGGTGTCAGCGTAGGTACCGCTGCGTGGATGGATGGCGATGAAGTCCATCTTGCCGTCGCCGTTGAAATCCCCCGGCAGGAACTGCGTGGACGCGTCCGCCCAGTAGTCAGCAGAGAACCCGCCGGCTGCCACCTTCCTTACAGCTCCAGGACCGGTCGGGAGGCGCGGATAGAGGTAATTCAGCGCGGTGATGTCGGAGGCGGTCCACTCGCCGATGTCGGGCGTGAGGCCGCAGGAGTTCATCAGCGACCCGCCGACCGTCGCCGTGTTCGGCGTGTTGGGGATGTGGATGGCGCCCACACCCGCCTCTCCTTCGTTACCGCCATCACCGCAGCTGATGTTGCGATTGTAGTAATCCGAGTGGCGGAAGCCGATCGCATGACCCAGTTCATGGGTGATCACGTGCTCGTTCACTTCCACGCTGTAGCTGTTGAAGCCAGTGCCAATGAGAATTTTCCCATAGGGCAGGCCGCCCGACGGGAAGCCTGCCTGAGCGCCGCTGCCGGACACCGCCTGCGCGGTGATGGTCGCCGTACAGCCGCTGGCCGGGCCGCGCGCGAAGGTGATCCGCAGACCCCGCTCATTGTAGTTGATGATGGCCTGATCCAACCCCCTGCTCAGGTTGGTATAGGTATTGAATTCGGCGGTGGGGTTGACGCAGATCTTCGTCACACCCGTGCCGACGAGGTTGGTCGTGCGGTACTGCTCTGCGCTCCCCTCGGGGGCCTGGAGCATCTCGCGGGACGCGTCCAGCGTCACGTGGGCGTCGCGGCCCACGTACACAGCACCGTCGACGACCAGGATGTCGTCGGCCGGAAAGCCGGCTTCGATGAGGTTGGAGATGATCTCCTGGCTCTCCACCGTCGGTTCGGTGCCACAACCCACCATCACTGCGCCACAAGTCATAACGACAACGGATGCCTTCTTGAACATGGGGGTCCCTTGGACATTCAATGACAGAGGTGCGCCGTCCACCTGGGGATTCCAAGGTCGACCGCACAACTCTCAATCAGAATACCCAAAGGGAAATCAGGAATTCACAAAAACCGCACAATTCACGATATCCGCGAATGCGGCAATCTTCACCTCTGGTGTACTAGAGGTGAGCTCAGAAGACATTCGCGAGCCTGCGAACCTCCGCGGCCAGCTCCGGGTACTTCTCTCGCCCCAGGAACAGCTTGCGTCCCACGACGAATGCTGGGCGGATGGGCGGAATGGCGCAGGTCGTCACCATGGCCTGGTCGCTCTGAACCTTTTCCATGATGTCTGGCGCGGATGCACGCGCCAGAACCGCGTCGGGGTCCACCGGCAAGTCCCTCACGACCTCCCGAGTGACACGCGCCCCCACGTCGTTCTGCCAGCGATAGATCTTCTCGATGACCTCCCAGAAGCGTTCGGGGAGCGCTTCTCGGAGTGCCTCCGCGAACCCCGCGGCGAACACGCTCCCCGCCCGGTACCCCGTGATGCCATGAACCCACCGGAACCGAACGGCACTCCGGGCATCACCCAGCGCATCCATCAAGGGCTTCTCGCCCCCCGCCCACCAACCATAGACGAGGTCCCCCAGCTCGATGACCTCCACCCTCCCCTCACCTCGCGAAGGAACCTCGTCGCGGGGGAGCACGGGCGCTGGAAGCTGAACCTCGGGCTCGCGGCCCAACACCCGCTCCAGGCCGAAGCGCGCAAGCGCCATGTCCGTCCGCAGGCCATTCCCTCCCATGGAGAGCTGCTGCTCCAGGAGAATCTTCGGATCGAAGCGTCGATCTCCTTCGTGCCGAAGCAACAATGCCCCCATCCCCTGAACCCATCGCTCAAACGCGGTTTCAGGCGCCTCGCCTTTCGCCACATCGCTGCTCAGGGCCTCGTTCAGTTGCTCCACGACCTGCTTCGCCTCGGCCCCCAGGAGCTTTGCATCCAGGGAGGAATGCAGCCGCAAGGTCGCGAGCAAGGACGGCATGTCGCGAATCGCGGCCAATCCCGTGAGGAACACGCGCGGTGAGCCCGCCATCCGGGGCGGCGTGTACAGCCGGGCGAGCCGATGCGCGATGAGGAACTCGATTCCCAGGTCGCGGATGCACCGTGCGAACACGGGGTGTCGTGGGGGCTCGTTCGGGTCCTGGGTCATTGCAGGATGAGGCGGAGGTAGGGGGACAGGGCCTGTCGAAAAGCACCATCGTCAACTTCGATGCCGGTCGCAGGCGCTGGCGCCTGCAGGCCGTAGCGGCGCGCCAGTTCTTCCAGCACGAGCATACGCTCGCCGCTCGTCCGCGTGGCCAGCACGATGGCGTCTTCCATCTGCTTGCGCAGGTTCCCGGCGTCCGCAATCGGACGGCCGCCCATGCGAGACGCGAATCCTTCAAGGACCACCCGGACGGCTTGAGGGTACGTCAAGGACTCGGTCGCCAGCAGGTAGGCCAGCTCCAGACGCGGATTGGTCAAGTGCATGCCTGCGTTGTCCGTGTTCACGGAAACGCGAAGTGCGGGTTCGTCCTGCAGCATACGCGCCACGGGATGTGCCGACCATGGGTCGAGCCCGCTCAGCAACACGTTCGACGTCGGGTTGATTTCGATCACCACGCCGAGGTTGACGGCCTGGCCCAGGAGTTGTCTCCGTTTCTGCTCCATCGCCAGGAGCGCCTCCACCGTGTAGCGCTCCTTCCCGCGAACCCACACACCCTTTCGCTCCTTGAACCCCAGGCTTGTCATCAGTCTGGAGTTGACGCGCACCGGGTGCCCCGGGTCGACGAAGGAGGTACCGAGAATCACACCATGGCCGACGCGATCGGACCCGTAATCGAGAACGAGACGCACGTCTTCCAGCAGCGAACTCAGCGAAACCTGCCCCCGCACCTGCTCGCCCGCATGGACGGTGATCCCCAACAAGCCCCGGAAGCCATCCCGCGGCGCAAGGTAGTTCGTTTGATGCTCAACCCCGACGTGCGTGATGGCGTCGCGCATCACCCGATTCCAGACGCCCAGTTCACGTGCGCCCAGGGTCCCATCCTGAATGGCTTGGGCCAGTCTGTCCGCGACCACCAGGGGTGGTGTGTTCGCCGGAAGACCGAGACGTTGGACGAGGAAATGGAAGCGGAGGTCCGAACTGGACTCAAGGAATTGCTGAACACCGTCTCGCAGCCCTTCGTTGCCTTCGAGCAGTCCCACCAGTTGCTGACGATTGTACTGATGGACCTCCAGGAAGGGGTTGAGATAGGCATCTCTCAGTCCCACCGTGTCCTTTCCGATGCCCCCGGATTCCAGCCCGCTCAGATCGAATCCGAGAACGTAGGCCAGCTCGCCATCGCGAATTCGGCGCATGATCTCCGGGATGAAGTTCGGATCCGCAGCGTAGTTCTTCACCTGCGTGACAATGAGGCCCTGAACAAAATCCGCTCCAGATTGCCTCATGGCCTCGAACCATGCTTCGACATGATCGGAGAGTCCCTGGCGCAGCTCGAGCATCGACACGCCGTGCTCGTGAAGGTCGCTTGCCGCCATCGTGAGGAGCTCGAGGCCCGATTTCCTTCCGAGCAGGAATCGCTTCTGCCGGACGAACTCAGCGAAGAAAGGCGTGAGCAAGGGCTTCATCGTGGCATCGGTCATGGGCATCGAGACAACGTCCTCGATGTGCTCGATCAGCTTCTCACGCAACACGTGAAGGATCGCCGCATCCTCGGGCTTCGGCTCAACGAGCGAGGAGCGGTAGGCCTCGTCGTACTCCTTGAGGGCGGCCCGCGCGTCTTCCTGGGACTGTGTGAAGCGAGCACGATCCTCTTTGGAGATGCGACGCCTCCCCTCACGCCCGGAAAGCAGGTCGTTGACGGCCTTGATCCACCGATTGAGTTCCCCGCGAGCGCTTTCGGGGTTCGCCGTATCACCAATGAGTGCCTCCATGTACCGGACGATGTGTTCCGCCTCGAGCATGCCCCCCAAGTGGAGGTGGGTCTCCGCCAGCGGCAGCAGCCCTGGTGACGCCAGATCCCTCGCATCGCGCCCGCCCAGCAAGCGAAGGAGGATGTCCGCCAATCTCTGGGTGCGCTCCACGCTGACTTCATTCGCCGCAAGGGCCGTCTCCCCACGCGGCATCACCAACGTGCGGAAGAACTCCGGATTCATCGCCACGTAGGCCTCGACCAGAGGTCCTCGTTCCCGAAGAATCTGCCGCAGCTCGGGGGGCATTTCCGCGAGGCGAGCAGCAACCGTCGCCTCATTTGGCACCGTCGCCGCGACGAAGCCGACACCCGGCTCCAGGCTCATCGCCCGGACGTTCGCGGCATGTGTCTCCACCTGCAGCCGCAACGTCTCGATTTCGAACGCGATGCGAGTCCGGACGTCAGGGTCCGTGGCCAACCGAAGCGCCTGCGCCCGCTCCTGGATGATTCGCGGGAGCTTCTCCAGCTCGAGCCTGGCCTCCCACGCGATGGTGCCCGGCCTCGCTCCCGGATTGGCTCCGAACCACTGCCGGACCTGTGCCAGCAACCGCTGCACGGAGCCGCTCAAGCCCTGGAGCTGACGCATGGAACGCGCCGTCCGCACATGCATGTGGATGTCCACGGCCCGTGCCTGTGGCCCCACCTCGAGCCACACGCCGACGATGACGTCCTTGTGTGACACGTAATGCACCTGCACCGAGCCTCCCGTGAGCTTCGGATTGACGTGGACGGGAACCCGGTCACGCAGGTCTCGTGGCAGGGAGAGCGACGGGTCCTTCGCGCGCCCCGCGGTGCCGGGCTCCACCAGCTCCACCAGACGCGCGGCTTGCTCGCGCACCGCGGCCGGATTCGCGCCCTCGCGCACCACCAGGTGCACCTGGCCATCACGAATGACCACTGCGGCCTCCGCCGTGAGGCTGCCCTGCAAGCGCGCCATCTCCGAGGCTGACACCGACGTCACCGGAACCTCACGAGCGAGTGCCCGCGCGTCCTCCGGGAGCCCCTCCTCCATCTGCGTCCGCACCGCCTCCAGGGCCTTCGCCGTGCGCGACACCTCTGAATGTGCCTCACCGCTGCGGCGGCCCACGTCGGCGTCGAAGTCAGCCGACGTGCGGCCTGGATGCATCTGCTGGTACTCGGCGAGCCGCGCGGCGCGCTCCCCTTCGAGCATCTGGTTGAAGTCGGCCTCCGTCCGGCCTCGGTCCTCCGCCAGGAACTCCTCCAGGTGCAGCCGTCGTTGTTCATTCACCAGCGCCAGGAAGTCCTGCTCCGAGCTGCCCGGGTTGCGACGCTGGAACTCGCGAAGCGCCGCCTCGTGGGACTCCGGAGAGGTCAGCAGATGCTCGTGCGACAAAACGTCCGGGGCACTTCCAAGCCGGGGGCCACGAGCAAACCGCCAGGCCGCGCCGCCCACATGGCTCACCGAGGCGTGCCCGGCACTCATGGCGAGCCCCAGGGCCAGCCCGTGCCCCATCTGCTCCGAGGTGCCACGCACGATGTTCACCAGCGGGTTGCCATGCTCCCAGGCCTGGTCGTTCGCCACGTTGGCGATGACGGCGGAGGGCAGCGACTGCACCGCGTTCTCCATCGTCTGCGCGATGCCGTGTGCGGCGAGCTGGCTGAGCCGCCCGCCTTGCAACATGCGCTCGAGCATGGCGATGGAACGGGTCGCCTGCGTCAGCCGCCCGGTGCTCCCCACGAAGAGCTGCCGCAGCGACATCGACAGTCGCTGTGCCGCCCCCCGCATGCCAGCGCGCGTCACCACCGGCGCCGCGACGGCACGGCCAATCTGGCTGATGCCCAGCAGGCGATTGCCGAACCCCGCTGTCAGCCCCCCGACCAGGGCATCCACCAGCCCCAGCCCCAGGTCCATGAGGATTTCCTCGTGGCCGTACTGGTTTCCCAGCAACAACCACCGCGTCCCCATGGAGGCGGCCGTGCTCGCCATGGACGCGATGATGGCCAGGGCAATGGCGGCGGAGGCCCCGCCGGTGAAGATCGCTCCCACTCCCCCGACAATCAGCGCCACGGTGATTCCCACCACGTTGGCGATGCTGTCGGTCATCTCCGCCACCGCGGCGCGGTGGTCCTCCACGGCCGTCCGCACCGCATCGGCGTGGAAGTCGAAGTCGCCCAGCAGCCGTGCCCGCTCCTCCGGAGAGACGTCCGCGTCGTACATGCGGTCGGAGAGAGCCTCCAGTTGGGCCAGGCGTATCTGCATGAGCGCCTGCTCCGGGCCCGCGATTCCCTGCGAGGGTTCCTCCAGGGCCATGCGTGCACGCTCGATACGGACCCGGTCCTCGATCGTCTCCGGGGCCCCCATGAGCGCGATGCGCATGTCCATGTCATCGGAGCCGCTCAGCTCACTGGCCGCGCGACTGTCGAGCGTCTCGCCCGGATTCTCCCGGGCCCACTGCGCCCGCATCTCCTCGAGCTCTGCACGGGAGGCACCCTCGATGGCTCGACGAGCCCCCTGCTCATCCGTGCCCGCGCCACGCACCGAGAAGTCGAAGCGCTGGTAACGGGTGAGGTATCCGCCCTGACGCAGGAGTGTCCGCGCGCGCTCGCCGTCCACACCACTGGTGGATTCATCGAGCGCCGTTGCCAGCGACTCGCTGTACGTGCCGGCGTATCGCTGGCTCAAGGCGGTCATGTTCCCGTCAGCGAGGGCTCGCGCCTCCACCTCCAGTTCCGCCTCGATCTGACGCTCGACGAGCTGCTGCCTCCGCCAGCGCTCGGCAGGCGTCCAGCGTTGGCCGGTTTGCTGCCTGAATTCGGCCTCCTCCAGGTCGAGCAGCGCCATGAGGGCACGGCGCCGCTCGGGTGCCATGTCCCTCCGGACTGCCTCCAGCGCTCGGTCGTACTGCGACTCGAGGACCCGGTTCATCTCCGTATCGGAGGCGTAGAACGTGCTCTGACGCTCGATGGCGAGGCGTGCCGCATCCGCGCCAGTCTGGTCGTTGCTTGCCAGCGACAGCACCAGGTCGCGGTTGGGCCCGCTGAAGCGCGTGGCGAGGTCCTCCTCCAGCGAGCCTCCGATGTGGCCGTACGACGACAGCCCTCCGTAGGCATTGCTGATGGCCTGGACGCGACGGGTGACCTCCGCCTCGAACTTGTCTTTGGACCAGTCCGCGCTGCCGGGCACCTCCGTGACATCCCTGCGGACCTGCTCGTAGATGGCGGCAACCTCGTCACGAGCCCCCGCCTCGAACGAGGTGCCATAGGTGAGGTTGAACGCGTTGGCCCACGAGAAGCCGTGCACCTGCTGATTGATGGCGATGGCGTCCGCCGTCGCGGTGTCGCTGCGAAGCAGGGCGTCGGCGCGATCGGCATCGTGCGTGGTGAACGTGGCCCAGTCGTCCAGTTCCTCCCGCAGCGCGGCGTGGAGATCCTGGTGATACATCTCCCGGTACAACCGGGAGATTTGCTCGACCTCCTCCGGAGTCTTGTTCCGGAGGATCTGCATGATGGTCGCTTCGTCCGTCCCCGCGCCGGTCCCCAAACCGGCTTCCTTCATCGCCGTGTAGAGCGCGGCGGCGTCCGCTCTGTTCCGGTCTCCCGCCAGCAACGCGCGTGCGCGCTGGTATTCGGCCCCGGACAACTCGCTCTTGCTGTCTTTTTCGAGGTCCAGTCCGTAGGTCTGCCGATAGCACTTGCGCAGCGCCAGGGCCTCGAGAGGCCCCAGCCCCGTCATGGCTCGGAAGGCGCGGGCCTCGTCCGTCCCGATGCCCGTAATCCCCCCGTGGTAGGCGCGATAGATTTCGTCCGCCCGATGCGAGGCATCGAATTGAGTGTTCCCCGCGGCGCGGGCCACGTCGGCGAACACCGTCCAGGGCAGGTCGGAATCCGTGAACAAGTCCCGGATGCCACTCTCCAGTGAATCCTTGCGCTGGTTGAAGATGCGCGCCCGCATGCCCGCGGCCACGGCGCCAATCGGATCACTCGCCCCCTCCGCCGGGTCCGGATTGAAGTAGGCGTGGACGAGAGCCTGCTCCTCCGCGGACAACGCGTTGGCGGCAAGCAGCGCCTGTTCAGAAATCCCCGCGGAGGCCGCACGCTGAACCCGATCGAGCATCGCCAGGTCGCCCGCGACGGCCTGGACCGTCTCCTGGTTTTGCAGCGCCTCCCAGGCCTCGGCGTTGGCGCGAGTCTGGTCCGCCCAGTCCTCGAGCATCTCCAGGAACGACTCCCAGAAATCCCGCTCCTCGCCCAGTTGAGCCGCGGCCCACTCGCGAATCGATTCGCGCCCATCGTTGCCCGCGCTGGCCAGCTCCACTCGGTAGCCTCGACCCGCGTCGCGTGCCTCGGCTTTCAGCCGCTCGAACTCGCGGCGTAGGAAGGCCTGTCGCTCGGTGAGCCAGGCCGTGCTGCGAGCCACATCCGCCTGGACCTCCACCTGACTGCGCTCGCCCCGGTCCTCGTCGAGCTGGAACTCGTCTCGCTGAGCCGCGGCCTCATAGGCAGCCCGTTGGTCCTGCTCGGCCTGGACGAGTTCCTGCTCGCGGACCGTCGCCGACCGGCGATACAGCGCGTCCGCTCGCGCCACGCGCCGGTTGATGTCATCCAGGAGCGCGTCTCGCTGCGCGGTGACGGAGGCGGTCGGTGAAGAAGCCCCTCCCTCCGCTGCGCGCGCGCGCGCCTCCATCCAGATACGGCCGCCCGCCACCCCGTCACTGACCGCCTGACTCGCGCCTCCGAGTTCAGCCGTGGCCTCCGGAAGCGACATTTGGAGGCTTTCCTCTTCCAAGCGGGTCCGCTCGTCGAGCACGCGCCGCCGCTCGTCGACGGCCGTCTGGAGGTCCTCCTCCGCGATACCTGCCTCGGCGGCGATGGCGTTGAGCTGTTGCTCCAACGTGCGCTCGAACTCCGGAGCGAAGGTGTCCTCGCCCAAGCGGGCCGTCTCCGTGACACGCTCGAGCGCGCCGTTGGGGTACGCACTCCTCCGAGCCGAGGAGACCCACTCCCGCGCTTCCTCCCCTTTCCGGGCGAGCAGCCGCGCGATGACCTGCGCCGTCTGGGTACGCCGCGCCGGAGTGAGCGGAGGAACTTCAGGGGGCCTGGGCTCCTGAAGCGCGACGGGCGTGCCGTGACCGGGCTCGGGGGCCGAGCGCTCCATGAGGCGCTCGCGCATCATGAGCAGCCGGAATCGTGCCTCGTCATTGGGGTCCGAGACGGGAGGCCCCTCATCGAGCACCCGGTGGAGCTGACGGATGAGGTCCGCCGACACCGGCCGGTCTCCCGACCGCGGGTTGTTTCCAAAGGGGCTCACGGTGAGCGCGGGGGGCGTCTGCGTGGGGAGTGGCAGCCCCGACTTCACCTCGACGCCCCTTCGGGCCTCGGGAACCGGGTCTTCGGGAGTTGGCAGTGTCTCCGGAAGCCCTTCAGGCACCGGCGGCATCGCGGTCTCGGCACTGCGTGGGACGTCCGTGGCGCGGAGGCGCAACAGCTCCGCGCGAGACACCGTCACGGACCGCACCTCTCGGGCGCCGCTTGTGCCCGCCGTCACCGGAGCCACCTGAATGGCCGCCGTCCGGCGCTGAATCTGGGCCCGCACCGCGGCCATGGTGGGCGCGCTCCCCGTACTGGCATCCGCGACGACGTCCAGCGGGGAATCGGACAACGCAGGCGTGAGCTCGGGCACCTCTAGCGCCGCGTCTGCCGCCATGCCACCGCCAGCGTCCACGCCCTCGGGTCCCTCTTCGACTCGCGCCACCTCCACCGCTGGTGGCTCCTGCTCGGGCGCGCCTTGTGCTTCCTCCTCCGGCGCGGATGGCTCACGCTCCTGTGAAGCCCTGGCCGTGGCAGCCGAGGGGCCCTCGTCTCGCGCATCGTCACGCGACACCTCGCTGCCTGCCTCTTGATGCGGTGAAGATTCGACTGCCGCGCCATCCTCCGCACGCGTCGAATCAGCCGTCGGCTGCACTTCATCGGGAACAGGCGCTTCCTCCGGCGGCGCATCCAAGGCTTCGCTGTGCGCCCCCGCCGAGGCGTCCTCCATCACGGGTTCATCCAACCCCGTCTCGGAGAGGAATTCGGGGGTGTCTGACTCCACGAAGGAGGTGCCCGACGCCTCGCCATTCATTGGCGCCAGGTCGAGCGGCTCTGAGCGCAGCGCCTGCAACAGCGGTGATTCGTTCCCCTGCGATAAAGGGAGTATCGCCTGCGCGCTCAGACGAAACATCAAATAGCGCGGCAGGCGCGGGGACTCCGCTCGCTGTCGCGACTGTTCATCGCGTCGGGCGGTTGGCTC contains the following coding sequences:
- a CDS encoding DUF2019 domain-containing protein; this encodes MKLEDLVEQFAQNVAAQNEAILRGDAKTGNKHARKYGAAVDKLLAHGNVGRDALAVLLKHERMDVRVMAAAHLLRYRTAEAKAVLEEAAEGQGLVSFGAQQALKRWEEGTWALDPE
- a CDS encoding M57 family metalloprotease, which codes for MFKKASVVVMTCGAVMVGCGTEPTVESQEIISNLIEAGFPADDILVVDGAVYVGRDAHVTLDASREMLQAPEGSAEQYRTTNLVGTGVTKICVNPTAEFNTYTNLSRGLDQAIINYNERGLRITFARGPASGCTATITAQAVSGSGAQAGFPSGGLPYGKILIGTGFNSYSVEVNEHVITHELGHAIGFRHSDYYNRNISCGDGGNEGEAGVGAIHIPNTPNTATVGGSLMNSCGLTPDIGEWTASDITALNYLYPRLPTGPGAVRKVAAGGFSADYWADASTQFLPGDFNGDGKMDFIAIHPRSGTYADTFLSNGDGTIRKVASGGFSTGYSADAATRFLPGDFNGDGKADFIAIHPRGGTYANTFLSNGDGTIRQVASGGFTADYWADASTQFLPGDFNGDGKADFIAIHPRSGTYADTFLSNGNGTFRKVASGGFSAGYWADAATRFLPGDFNGDGKADFIAIHPRGGTYANTFLSNGDGTIRQVASGGFTADYWADASTRFLPGDFNGDGKVDFIAIHPRGGTYADTFLSNANGTFRKVASGGFSAGYWAEAATRFLPGDFNGDGKVDFIAIHPGGGTYANTFLSNGDGTIRQVASGGFTADYWADAATRFLPGDFSGDGKADFIAIHPGGGTYADTFLMY
- a CDS encoding DUF2019 domain-containing protein, producing MKLEELVEQFARNVAAQTDAIHRGDSRTGNKHAKQYTAALQALCAQGDTGREALAVLLTHPRTDIRAMAAGFLLRYRTAEAKAVLEAAAKEGGIGALDAIMTLRHWENGTWALDPE